In Vanessa atalanta chromosome W, ilVanAtal1.2, whole genome shotgun sequence, a genomic segment contains:
- the LOC125075594 gene encoding uncharacterized protein LOC125075594 codes for MESIKHTLDELTQIFNARMNDFQRELKGSIPAASPTSNINSQFHSFRTFVLTALENLHLQVEFLSKQQDDLEMRTRKKILLLHGVPEEHKEDSAARVAQLLNKHLALTQLTSSDLTLCHRLGNPKTGKSRAILIKFKEFSLRNQVWTSKSNLKGTGVTISEFLTKRRHKIFVAARQRFGVAKCWTRDGVIFVLSADGTRHRLSSMPDLDAVPSSNASTSEASVMSPNEDVSKPSKPTITRTKRTVKK; via the coding sequence ATGGAGTCAATAAAACATACACTGGACGAGCTCACTCAAATTTTTAATGCCAGAATGAATGACTTCCAGCGTGAATTGAAAGGGAGTATCCCTGCTGCGAGCCCCACTTCAAATATAAACTCACAATTCCACTCCTTTCGTACATTTGTGCTCACTGCTCTAGAAAATCTACACCTTCAAGTGGAATTCCTGTCTAAGCAGCAAGATGATTTGGAGATGCGCACCCGGAAAAAGATTCTTCTACTGCATGGAGTCCCGGAGGAACATAAAGAAGACTCGGCTGCTCGTGTTGCtcaattgttaaataaacatcTCGCTCTTACACAACTTACATCTAGTGACTTAACTCTCTGCCATAGGCTGGGTAATCCGAAAACGGGCAAGTCACGAGCAATTCTCATTAAGTTTAAGGAGTTCTCCCTCAGAAACCAGGTGTGGACATCAAAATCTAATTTGAAGGGCACTGGTGTAACTATATCCGAGTTCCTAACGAAAAGACGACATAAGATCTTCGTAGCAGCTCGCCAACGCTTCGGAGTCGCAAAATGCTGGACTCGTGATGGTGTCATTTTTGTCCTGAGCGCGGATGGAACAAGACATCGTTTGTCAAGCATGCCAGATCTAGATGCAGTCCCCAGCTCCAATGCCAGCACTTCCGAGGCTTCAGTCATGTCTCCGAATGAAGATGTCTCTAAACCTTCCAAGCCAACCATAACGAGAACCAAAAGGACTGTGAAGAAATAG